In Gracilimonas sp., a single window of DNA contains:
- the folD gene encoding bifunctional methylenetetrahydrofolate dehydrogenase/methenyltetrahydrofolate cyclohydrolase FolD → MSAEIIDGKKVAELVRNRVREDVDDWKAKGNRAPFLQVILVGDDPASKVYTGAKTRACEDVGIETHTEILQDTISAKELKSIIRKYNENDSVDGILVQLPLPAHLSSHDVIESIDHRKDVDGFHPMNVGRLTVDQPCFRSCTPAGIMELFKHYSIPVKAKHAVVVGASNIVGSPMAIMLSRENASGKATTTICHKYTKDLTQHTISADIIIAAAGQPHLIKAEMIKEGAVVIDVGINRIADETAKKGYQLVGDVDFESVSKKASWITPVPGGVGPMTVAMLMKNTLLAAKKSIYPE, encoded by the coding sequence ATGAGTGCAGAAATTATTGATGGAAAGAAAGTAGCTGAATTGGTTCGGAATCGAGTTCGAGAGGATGTGGATGATTGGAAAGCCAAAGGAAACCGGGCTCCCTTTTTACAAGTGATTTTGGTGGGTGATGATCCGGCTTCGAAAGTATATACCGGGGCCAAGACCCGTGCTTGCGAAGACGTGGGCATCGAAACGCATACTGAAATTTTGCAGGATACAATTTCTGCCAAGGAATTAAAGTCTATCATCCGCAAATACAATGAGAATGATTCGGTGGATGGGATTTTGGTACAGCTTCCATTACCGGCACACCTTTCTTCCCACGATGTGATAGAAAGCATTGACCACCGAAAAGATGTGGACGGGTTTCACCCTATGAATGTGGGCCGGCTTACTGTTGACCAGCCTTGCTTTCGAAGCTGTACACCTGCCGGTATCATGGAGCTTTTCAAGCATTACAGCATTCCGGTGAAGGCCAAGCACGCCGTGGTGGTGGGAGCCAGTAATATTGTAGGCTCTCCGATGGCAATTATGTTATCCCGCGAAAATGCGTCAGGAAAAGCTACAACTACCATCTGCCACAAATATACCAAAGACCTTACGCAGCATACCATTTCCGCAGATATAATAATTGCAGCAGCGGGTCAGCCTCATTTGATAAAAGCCGAAATGATAAAAGAAGGAGCCGTAGTTATTGACGTAGGAATTAACCGCATAGCAGATGAGACGGCCAAAAAAGGATATCAATTAGTCGGAGATGTAGATTTTGAGTCTGTAAGCAAAAAAGCCAGCTGGATTACCCCTGTTCCGGGAGGAGTGGGTCCCATGACGGTTGCCATGCTGATGAAAAATACCCTTCTTGCGGCTAAAAAGAGCATCTATCCGGAATAA
- a CDS encoding sigma-54 dependent transcriptional regulator gives MSEKKAHILVTDDERAIRNTLEEILQFENYKVSTVDSGQAALDFISENPIDLMFLDIKMQGMDGLETLKKLREAGHEIPVIMISGHGTIEIAVEATKMGAYDFLEKPPDLNRLLIAVRNALSQENLKKEYKQIKKKLPKIQEIIGESKAISKIKSLIEKVAPTQSRVLITGENGTGKELVAKWIHEKSPRNSGPFVEVNCAAIPTELLESEMFGHEEGAFTGASSQRVGKFEQADGGTLFLDEIGDMSLEAQSKVLRALQESTITRVGGSESISVDVRILAATNKDLESEIKEGNFREDLFHRISVIPIKVPPLRDRKEDIPPIAKACLKNLQERDISFSSVSFSKDGLKALQKKEWSGNVRELQNAVERLGIMAGDDGVIDQDIVEDILTSRRIETNNLEKLADKTNDFQEFKETAERLFLVKQLEKNEWNISQTAESVGIQRSHIYNKMKKYNIER, from the coding sequence ATGTCTGAAAAGAAAGCACATATCTTGGTAACGGATGACGAAAGGGCTATCCGAAATACACTGGAAGAAATTCTTCAATTTGAAAACTATAAGGTTTCCACTGTAGATAGCGGGCAGGCTGCTTTGGATTTCATTTCCGAAAATCCCATTGATTTGATGTTTCTGGACATTAAAATGCAGGGAATGGATGGATTAGAGACGCTCAAAAAACTTCGGGAGGCCGGTCATGAAATTCCTGTAATCATGATTTCAGGCCACGGAACCATTGAAATTGCAGTAGAGGCTACAAAAATGGGAGCTTATGATTTCCTTGAAAAACCCCCGGATTTAAATCGCCTGCTAATTGCGGTACGCAATGCCTTGTCTCAGGAAAACCTGAAAAAGGAATACAAACAGATCAAGAAAAAGCTTCCGAAGATTCAGGAGATCATTGGAGAAAGCAAAGCTATTTCCAAAATTAAATCCTTAATTGAGAAAGTTGCTCCTACACAATCAAGGGTGCTTATTACCGGTGAAAATGGAACCGGAAAAGAATTGGTAGCCAAATGGATTCATGAAAAAAGCCCAAGGAATTCAGGTCCATTTGTGGAAGTAAATTGCGCAGCCATCCCAACTGAACTTTTGGAAAGTGAAATGTTTGGGCATGAAGAAGGAGCCTTTACAGGAGCATCAAGTCAGCGTGTTGGTAAATTTGAGCAGGCAGATGGGGGGACATTATTTTTAGATGAAATCGGGGATATGAGTTTGGAAGCTCAATCTAAAGTGTTGCGGGCTTTACAAGAAAGCACCATTACAAGGGTGGGTGGAAGTGAGTCGATTTCAGTGGATGTAAGAATTTTAGCCGCGACGAATAAAGACCTGGAATCTGAAATTAAAGAAGGTAATTTCCGGGAAGATTTATTTCACCGTATCAGCGTGATACCCATAAAAGTGCCCCCGCTTCGTGACCGAAAGGAAGATATTCCGCCCATTGCTAAAGCCTGTCTTAAAAATCTTCAGGAACGGGATATCAGTTTTTCTTCGGTTTCATTTTCGAAGGATGGACTCAAAGCCCTTCAGAAAAAAGAATGGAGCGGCAATGTACGGGAGCTTCAAAACGCGGTGGAACGGCTTGGAATCATGGCCGGGGATGACGGGGTGATAGATCAAGACATTGTAGAAGATATACTGACGTCCCGGAGAATAGAAACCAATAATTTGGAAAAACTGGCAGATAAAACCAACGATTTTCAGGAATTCAAGGAAACCGCCGAACGTTTGTTTTTGGTTAAACAACTGGAAAAAAATGAGTGGAATATTTCTCAGACCGCCGAATCCGTTGGTATACAGCGAAGTCATATTTACAATAAAATGAAAAAATATAATATAGAGCGATAG
- the dacB gene encoding D-alanyl-D-alanine carboxypeptidase/D-alanyl-D-alanine-endopeptidase has product MSNVFRIFIVLLLAILAEPLHAQTIQTIVNDAPNQEAFWSVTVRDKNGAILESMNREKVIIPASNQKLITTAAILDYFGADYRYETTIYGEGNLEGNLWNGNLILKGSGDPSISGDLYEDDRYYIFNKFLDQLKQKGIEKIEGNLIADVSLFDDQMYPKGWDWYDFSFYYGVQISPLSFNNNAVDLEVFAEGEIGDKPRITWFPDNTDYVEFVNEQVITHPGIDYDEYYRRELGGNRIVLGSTLPQAYYEDESLSVNNPPMFFLDSFKNFLVSNGIEVEGFLVVSEDEQNIEVLEELATHRSKPMSELIKWTNKESDNFYTEMLTKTLSAAKDDKPGTFEDGIDQIRSFLFRIGIDTTFVQMKDGSGLAGGNFNKTSLISDLLFKMMDHPEFDAYYNSMSTAGIDGTLAHRMKGTPLYNNFKGKSGFVTGVRTLSGYFEARSGKQLIVSLATNNFISEKVRPVDSVHEQILMYLYNKY; this is encoded by the coding sequence ATGAGTAACGTATTCCGCATTTTTATTGTATTGCTGCTCGCAATTCTTGCGGAACCTCTCCATGCTCAAACTATTCAAACTATTGTCAATGATGCACCAAATCAGGAAGCTTTTTGGTCGGTAACTGTTCGGGACAAAAACGGAGCAATCCTGGAAAGTATGAACCGGGAAAAAGTGATTATACCTGCTTCTAATCAAAAACTGATAACCACAGCTGCAATCCTTGATTATTTCGGAGCTGATTATCGCTACGAAACAACAATTTACGGAGAAGGTAATCTTGAGGGAAATTTATGGAATGGCAATCTTATTTTAAAAGGAAGTGGTGACCCATCCATAAGTGGCGATTTGTACGAAGACGACCGGTATTACATTTTTAATAAATTCCTGGATCAGCTCAAGCAAAAAGGAATTGAGAAAATAGAGGGTAACCTGATTGCAGATGTATCATTATTTGATGATCAAATGTATCCGAAGGGGTGGGATTGGTATGATTTTTCATTTTACTATGGAGTACAAATCAGTCCGCTTTCTTTTAACAATAATGCAGTGGATTTAGAAGTTTTTGCAGAAGGAGAGATTGGGGATAAACCCCGAATTACCTGGTTTCCCGATAATACTGACTATGTTGAATTTGTTAATGAGCAAGTAATTACCCATCCCGGGATTGATTACGATGAATATTATCGTCGTGAACTGGGAGGAAATAGAATTGTATTGGGAAGTACCCTTCCTCAAGCTTATTACGAAGACGAATCTCTTTCCGTGAATAACCCCCCTATGTTTTTCCTGGATTCATTCAAAAATTTCTTGGTCAGTAATGGAATAGAAGTGGAAGGGTTTTTGGTGGTTTCAGAAGATGAACAGAACATAGAAGTACTGGAAGAATTGGCAACCCATCGATCAAAACCAATGTCCGAGCTAATCAAATGGACAAATAAAGAGAGTGATAATTTTTATACGGAAATGTTGACAAAAACACTTTCAGCAGCAAAGGATGATAAACCCGGGACATTTGAAGACGGCATAGACCAAATCAGAAGTTTTTTATTTCGGATAGGTATAGATACAACTTTTGTGCAAATGAAGGATGGTTCCGGTTTGGCAGGGGGAAACTTCAACAAAACGTCCTTAATTTCGGATCTGCTCTTTAAAATGATGGATCATCCTGAATTCGACGCCTATTATAACAGCATGTCGACAGCGGGCATTGACGGAACATTGGCTCACCGGATGAAAGGAACTCCGTTGTATAATAATTTTAAAGGTAAATCCGGATTTGTGACCGGAGTGAGGACGTTAAGTGGTTATTTTGAGGCGAGGTCGGGCAAGCAGCTTATTGTAAGCCTTGCTACCAATAATTTTATATCAGAAAAAGTACGGCCTGTTGATTCGGTTCATGAACAGATTTTGATGTATCTGTATAATAAATATTGA
- a CDS encoding PTS sugar transporter subunit IIA: protein MNLFSLLDQVTVLPNFIVGSKEELINALVNALEDKLESEEQLEEVRKAVFEREKIMSTGVGKGLAIPHAKTKAVTKNLAAFALLKEPLDFDSIDDVPVRLVFLLVGPESNNSQHIKLLSRISRLMNSGSFREKILGCTTTEEILSAFQDEEEKYFVS from the coding sequence ATGAATTTATTTTCGTTGTTAGATCAAGTTACGGTGCTGCCCAATTTTATTGTGGGTTCCAAAGAAGAACTTATTAATGCATTAGTAAATGCTTTGGAAGATAAACTTGAGTCTGAAGAACAACTCGAAGAAGTACGTAAAGCAGTTTTTGAACGTGAGAAAATCATGTCTACGGGAGTGGGTAAAGGCCTCGCAATACCACACGCGAAAACCAAAGCGGTGACAAAGAATTTAGCTGCTTTTGCCCTGTTAAAAGAACCACTGGATTTTGATTCAATTGATGATGTCCCGGTTCGATTGGTTTTTCTGTTAGTGGGGCCGGAGTCTAACAATAGTCAGCATATCAAATTATTAAGCCGAATTTCCCGTTTAATGAACAGCGGTTCATTTCGTGAGAAAATATTAGGTTGTACAACAACTGAAGAAATTCTCTCGGCTTTTCAGGATGAAGAAGAAAAATATTTTGTCAGTTAA
- a CDS encoding heme exporter protein CcmB — MQWIRSTLTVLKKDLQIELRTRFAFNMVLAFVAAAMLLVLFTLRADQLEPGPKAGLVWIIILFAALSALSRSFISETDKKTFDLLRIYAEGTTVYSGKLLYNFLFTLFINIATFAGYIFLMNLTIQSWVAFFVMLFIGTAGLSGVATMTAAIVSQADRKGAIFSVLSIPLFMPLMLLLADISKTAFVSGGDGSLNNITALVGFAGVTITAGILLFDYIWEE, encoded by the coding sequence ATGCAATGGATTCGAAGCACCCTTACCGTTTTAAAGAAAGATCTGCAGATTGAACTGCGTACTCGTTTTGCATTCAATATGGTGTTGGCTTTTGTAGCAGCTGCCATGCTGTTGGTTCTTTTCACCCTGCGTGCAGATCAGCTTGAGCCCGGACCAAAGGCCGGTTTGGTTTGGATCATCATTTTGTTTGCTGCACTTTCTGCACTCAGCCGCAGCTTTATATCCGAGACTGACAAGAAAACGTTTGACCTCCTCCGTATTTATGCAGAAGGAACAACCGTGTATTCCGGAAAACTGCTTTATAATTTCTTATTTACCCTTTTCATCAATATAGCCACCTTTGCCGGATATATTTTTCTAATGAATCTAACGATACAATCCTGGGTCGCTTTTTTTGTTATGCTATTTATCGGAACGGCCGGTCTATCCGGGGTAGCTACCATGACGGCAGCCATAGTTTCGCAAGCTGATCGAAAAGGAGCAATTTTTTCAGTGCTTAGCATTCCCTTATTTATGCCACTGATGCTATTGCTTGCCGATATCAGTAAAACCGCTTTTGTCAGTGGTGGAGACGGCTCCTTAAATAATATTACGGCTCTGGTCGGCTTTGCCGGCGTGACCATAACTGCAGGAATTTTACTTTTTGACTATATCTGGGAAGAATAA
- a CDS encoding DNA polymerase III subunit delta' C-terminal domain-containing protein, which translates to MPFKFGNRRIIGQHRAKEQVERMLASDRISHAYLLSGPSGVGKTAFALALAEAINGIDHLSDLGEHKHSKKSSWFTHPDIHVFIPKPTSAKTEELRDRLELLAKDPYEIISFSQRPSLDDESSKNLQAFYPIDYFREDIRPIAKLKPNEGDRIVIILTQVETMRKETANAFLKLLEEPSDRLMFILTTESYESLLPTITSRCQHIPLGTLKDKEVEQGLIEVDGLQADEAAYLARVSGGNYAMTRFFDVEKLKENREAVVQFMRMAYSQDAVGLSKLIQDWQSSNNIEGLISITNLIEMYIRDLMVFRETGNKKFITNIDQLESIEKFVKSLDDARLEEMIKHLDSFRPALRQNVNPKLILIVLALRFSPLMRGLDPVISEEENWKHIPAFVE; encoded by the coding sequence ATGCCATTTAAATTCGGAAACCGACGTATTATAGGGCAACACCGTGCTAAGGAGCAAGTAGAGCGTATGCTTGCCTCCGATCGGATCAGCCACGCTTACCTTCTTTCAGGTCCCTCGGGCGTTGGGAAAACGGCATTTGCCCTGGCTTTGGCAGAAGCAATAAACGGTATTGATCACTTGAGCGACTTGGGAGAACACAAACATTCAAAGAAATCATCCTGGTTTACCCATCCCGACATACATGTATTCATCCCAAAACCGACGTCAGCAAAAACAGAAGAGCTCAGAGATCGATTAGAGCTGCTTGCCAAAGATCCTTATGAGATCATCAGTTTTTCACAGCGGCCTTCTTTGGATGATGAATCCTCCAAGAACTTGCAAGCCTTCTACCCCATCGACTATTTCAGAGAAGATATTCGGCCCATCGCAAAGCTGAAGCCCAATGAAGGAGACCGGATCGTGATCATTCTTACCCAGGTTGAAACCATGCGAAAAGAAACGGCCAATGCTTTTTTAAAACTTTTGGAAGAACCTTCAGACCGTCTGATGTTTATTCTAACAACAGAGAGTTATGAAAGTCTCCTTCCTACCATCACTTCCCGTTGCCAACATATTCCCCTTGGTACTTTAAAGGATAAAGAGGTGGAACAGGGATTAATTGAAGTCGATGGTTTGCAAGCCGATGAAGCCGCTTACCTGGCTCGTGTTTCCGGAGGAAATTATGCCATGACCCGCTTTTTTGATGTTGAGAAACTGAAGGAAAACCGGGAAGCAGTAGTTCAGTTTATGCGCATGGCATACAGCCAGGATGCTGTTGGGTTGTCGAAGCTGATTCAGGACTGGCAGAGCTCGAATAATATTGAAGGCCTTATTTCCATTACTAATCTCATAGAAATGTATATCCGGGATTTAATGGTATTTCGGGAAACCGGGAATAAGAAATTCATAACTAATATTGATCAATTAGAATCCATAGAGAAATTTGTTAAATCACTCGACGATGCACGCCTGGAAGAAATGATCAAACATCTGGATTCTTTCCGACCGGCACTGCGTCAAAATGTAAATCCCAAACTGATTTTGATAGTACTTGCATTACGATTCTCTCCCCTGATGCGAGGACTCGACCCTGTCATATCTGAAGAAGAAAACTGGAAACACATACCTGCGTTTGTAGAATAA
- the dapF gene encoding diaminopimelate epimerase — translation MAEIKFHKMEGAGNDFVVIDNRKYGLSIEDIIEITPKLCDRRFGIGADGLLMLQPAQKPEVDYTMIYRNADGSDAGMCGNGARCLVLFAFTHGFGVTQTFNVHDNVYDAEVLKDESVSVHFPVHVKPEQVELDEMKLVRADAATEHLISFVSEQQLEQEDQLVQTGRKLRYHEKVNPPGTNINFVHCNDESSISLQTYERGVENLTLACGTGALASAIAAHHHQKNNRQHATYKVNVKGGILRASFDFDAAANTYHQLILTGPAHFVFEGSITV, via the coding sequence ATGGCTGAAATTAAATTTCATAAAATGGAAGGCGCAGGAAACGATTTTGTTGTAATCGATAACCGGAAGTATGGACTTTCGATTGAAGATATTATTGAAATCACTCCAAAACTATGTGATCGAAGATTTGGTATTGGGGCGGATGGATTACTAATGTTGCAACCTGCTCAAAAACCTGAAGTGGACTACACCATGATTTATCGTAATGCCGATGGCAGTGATGCCGGTATGTGTGGGAATGGAGCTCGCTGCCTGGTTTTGTTTGCATTCACACATGGTTTTGGGGTTACACAAACTTTTAACGTCCACGATAATGTATATGATGCTGAGGTGCTTAAAGATGAAAGCGTAAGCGTTCATTTTCCGGTACATGTTAAGCCGGAACAAGTTGAATTGGATGAGATGAAATTGGTAAGAGCAGATGCAGCAACAGAACATCTTATCAGTTTTGTTAGTGAACAGCAGCTGGAACAAGAAGATCAGCTTGTACAAACAGGCCGGAAATTACGTTATCATGAAAAAGTAAATCCACCGGGTACCAACATAAACTTTGTGCACTGTAATGATGAGTCTTCTATTTCGCTTCAGACCTATGAGCGGGGAGTAGAGAACCTAACCCTTGCCTGTGGAACCGGAGCCCTGGCATCGGCTATTGCAGCCCATCACCATCAAAAAAACAATCGGCAACACGCTACTTATAAAGTTAATGTAAAAGGTGGAATACTGCGGGCCTCTTTCGATTTTGATGCCGCAGCTAATACCTATCATCAGCTAATTTTAACCGGACCCGCCCATTTTGTATTTGAAGGTTCTATCACTGTTTAA
- a CDS encoding type IX secretion system plug protein domain-containing protein: protein MKVLSLFKVLLILLAGLSIKGCSASISSPLGNQENTADYISRYMVSNQLPAPETINSIQLYRKGDTNNPPIIELGSAQKLILAFDELTDISGQFRITFTHYDQNWDESNIPQDWFLEGLNEIILGEGTKNQSSPPSYFHYRTEFPNNQLRFATSGNFMLHVSDFSSGVRLFSLPFFVTENAGEMTSWIETDYNAGPRFEARDRPFSNFTYPEFIDFPQFDLSFYFVQNRFWGDARKTENYDFSEKGHTQFYLSGENAFPANFDFIGLNLETFSVDGHQIIDWIPGENPPEIILREDILNFTSNPLTAWGSTFGNPKTSAEARYANIRFRFQDGGAFTSKQGVYLVGDFNQWIISEKNKLEYNQNSGYWETSALIKQGTYTYKYAIKDGTDIDDLILSDYITRRNQEYVSFVYFNDPEYRYQRLIHIQVFRSD from the coding sequence TTGAAGGTTCTATCACTGTTTAAAGTTTTACTGATCTTGTTGGCAGGATTATCTATTAAGGGTTGCTCTGCAAGCATTTCAAGCCCTTTAGGTAACCAGGAAAATACGGCAGACTATATCAGCCGCTACATGGTTTCAAATCAGTTGCCGGCCCCTGAAACCATCAATAGCATCCAGCTATATAGAAAAGGGGACACTAATAATCCTCCAATCATTGAGTTGGGTTCAGCTCAAAAATTGATACTGGCTTTTGATGAATTAACTGATATTTCCGGGCAATTCAGAATTACTTTTACTCACTACGATCAAAACTGGGACGAAAGCAATATACCTCAAGACTGGTTTTTAGAAGGCTTAAATGAAATCATATTAGGCGAAGGAACTAAAAATCAATCCTCCCCTCCAAGCTATTTCCATTACCGTACCGAATTCCCTAATAATCAGCTGCGGTTTGCTACAAGTGGAAATTTTATGCTTCATGTATCTGATTTTTCTTCCGGTGTGCGATTATTTTCATTACCCTTTTTTGTAACAGAGAATGCAGGGGAAATGACCTCATGGATAGAAACTGATTACAATGCCGGACCGAGATTTGAAGCCCGGGATCGTCCATTCAGTAATTTCACGTATCCTGAGTTTATCGATTTCCCCCAATTTGACCTAAGCTTCTACTTTGTTCAAAATCGATTTTGGGGAGATGCCCGAAAAACCGAAAATTATGATTTCTCTGAAAAAGGCCATACCCAATTTTACTTATCAGGTGAAAATGCTTTTCCGGCTAATTTTGATTTCATTGGGCTAAACCTGGAGACTTTCTCAGTTGATGGCCATCAAATTATAGATTGGATACCGGGAGAAAATCCCCCTGAAATTATCTTGCGTGAAGATATTCTGAATTTTACTTCCAATCCATTAACCGCCTGGGGTTCAACCTTTGGGAATCCCAAGACATCTGCAGAAGCTCGCTATGCTAATATTCGGTTCAGGTTTCAGGACGGAGGAGCCTTTACTTCAAAGCAAGGCGTCTATTTGGTTGGAGATTTTAACCAATGGATCATTTCTGAAAAGAATAAGCTGGAGTACAATCAGAATTCAGGCTACTGGGAAACTTCGGCGCTGATCAAACAAGGCACATATACCTATAAATATGCCATAAAAGATGGCACCGACATAGATGATTTGATACTAAGTGACTACATTACAAGACGTAATCAGGAATATGTAAGCTTTGTTTATTTCAATGACCCTGAATACAGGTATCAACGATTGATCCATATACAGGTTTTCAGATCCGACTAA